The sequence TGGTATTATTCCATATAATGGAACCCGTAGAACTGCTTTCTGCTTGTAAGTAGCTGAAATACAAAGAAACTTCCCCAGGCTCGTGTCTAAATTAGTCATGTTCACAGATAACAGTGTTCAAACATACAGGAACTACAATTGATTCACGTTTGAAACCTTTTTAACATTTAAGAGAGCAGAACAAACATGTACAATTGCCAACAATCTGATAAAACTACTTGAAAAACATTGCAAGACAAACCATTAAGAGCACAATGCTTACCGTACGGAAAGGAAATTCATCTGCCTCAAGCATGTGGACGATTTGTCCCATCTTTGGACGCTTATTTGCATCCAAATCTATGCATCGAAGGCAAACCAGTAATACTCTCTTTAAGGCTCTTGGGGGAGGAGGAACGTCCATCAGGGGGTCTACCAGCTCTTCACCACGGCGACTTGCTACCATCCCTTTGAACCAATCAACCAAGTTCATCTGAGATTTGGGAAGGGAGTTAGAAATTGTATCTATTTCTCAGTTAAGTAANNNNNNNNNNNNNNNNNNNNNNNNNNNNNNNNNNNNNNNNNNNNNNNNNNNNNNNNNNNNNNNNNNNNNNNNNNNNNNNNNNNNNNNNNNNNNNNNNNNNNNNNNNNNNNNNNNNNNNNNNGTTATAGGGGATTATATGGGAAGTGGTTCAAATTTCGTCACCTCTCCAGGTGGTCTAGAATAGTCTACTGGGCCCCTTCCAGTTATTATTTCCATGAGTAAAACTCCAAAGCTGTATACATCGTTCCCCTCATTAAGCATGCCAGTACTTGCATAGTCAGGGGAGACATATCTGtgatatataaatgaaaaaattgattttctccTCATAGCTCCTATCTGTTTAACTGTAATCACACAAGATAGGTTAGAAAAGAACAAACCCAAATGTCCCCATTACTCGTGTAGTAACATAGCTTTTCTCAGATCCCAATAGTTTGGCAAGTCCAAAATCTGACACTTTCGGGTTCCATTTCCGGTCTAAAAGAATGTTGCTCGATTTCACATCACGATGTACAACTTTGGGTTCCAGTCCTTCATGTAAGTACGCCAGTCTGCAACAACGTTTGGAATTCAAAGACAAATAGAAAAGTTAGATAATGGATAAACATATTAACATCTGAGCACTACTATCAAATGAGATGTTCAAAAGAACAGCGCAGTGTGTGGATCAAGTTGTACAGTCTTGTCACAATGAGCACATCGATATgcaaattctaatataaatTTGCATTAATTCTCACCCTCTGGCCGTCCCAATGGCAATTTTCATCCGGACCTCCCAAGTCAAAGGGCTAACTGGCCCCACATCACCATGTAACCACTGCTCCAAATTGCCATTATCAATGTACTCATAGACAAGCAACCTGAATGGAGTAAAAAGGATCCAGcaataattcaacaaaaaacagTTCTATTTTATCAGAGAAACCAAATGGAAAGGAGACGGGCACCTTTGAGCACCTTCTGCACAATAACCTATTAAACTCACAAGGTTCTTGTGTTTTACTTTCCCAATGGCTTCCACCTCCACCTTAAACTCCTTCTCTGCCTGACCCCTATTCACAAGCAGGTCAGCATTAAAATCATTCAATATGCTCCCCAAAGTAGAGAAAAATGCAGGCAGAAGGTCTTGCTCATAATGCTGCCTGTTTTAAGAAAGCTAATGGAGGTGTTTTAGCATTGCAATTAGTAACAGACAAGATTTGACCCGTTTTTCCAATACCATATTGCCAACCAAGTTAAGATTATTCAATTGTTGGAGAGATAACAGAATTGCTATTCTTTCTTCAGACAAATATGCTAGCTACAAACTAGATCATGGC comes from Sesamum indicum cultivar Zhongzhi No. 13 linkage group LG10, S_indicum_v1.0, whole genome shotgun sequence and encodes:
- the LOC105172884 gene encoding probable receptor-like serine/threonine-protein kinase At4g34500, with amino-acid sequence MVDSGGSSGDSIFTTRTPILGQKLYVLIIATVVVVLAVFLLIFWFFRSRSSRGRRIGVKHSAGLVPLVSEEIGEVNGSDQKEATKVVTEKNKVFVIDDVVRGLDIESGSKKGSSESKDSSTTRSDLSSVLSASTDGLGNFGWGRWYSLRELQTATNQFSSENVIGEGGYGIVFRGVLHDGSVVAVKNLLNNKGQAEKEFKVEVEAIGKVKHKNLVSLIGYCAEGAQRLLVYEYIDNGNLEQWLHGDVGPVSPLTWEVRMKIAIGTARGLAYLHEGLEPKVVHRDVKSSNILLDRKWNPKVSDFGLAKLLGSEKSYVTTRVMGTFGYVSPDYASTGMLNEGNDVYSFGVLLMEIITGRGPVDYSRPPGEMNLVDWFKGMVASRRGEELVDPLMDVPPPPRALKRVLLVCLRCIDLDANKRPKMGQIVHMLEADEFPFRTEPRSV